CAAGGAGGGAAGCGATTCCATCACCCTCATCGAGCCCAGCAAGTATCCCGACAAGCTGCAGTCCCTGTTCTACGCCACCGAGATGGCGGAGTTCTGCATCCTGGTGGTCGACAAGATCGACTCCTTCCTCGGAGAGACCATCGTCATGGTCGACTCCCAGAAGATGGACAAGGGATGGATCGTCCTCAGGAACTACATCCAGCCCGAACAGCTCACCCCGCTTATTGCTGGTACATCACTCGAGCACTACGAGTTCGTGGAGGAGAACCACGTCGACATGCGTCTGGCACTTATCGCCATGGCCAAGGCCGAGAACAGGAAGGCCGGCGACGGAACCTGCGGTTCCTGTCCCGTGGACAGCCACTTCAACGTCAAGGGTGTGGGTACCGTCGTCCTCGGTTCGGTGGCCGACGGCTGGTTCAGGAAGCACGACAAGATGACCGTGTGGCCCCTCGGCAAGCAGGTCACCCTGAAATCCATCCAGAAGCACGATATTGACTGCGACGACGGTGTCAAGGGAGACCATGTGGGACTCGCCCTCAGGGACATCGAGAGCGACGAGCTCGACAGGGGATTCGTGTGCTCCACCGACCCCGGCATCAAGATGAGCGACTCCTACCACGGCAAGGTCCAGTACAACAAATACTGGAAGAACGCCGTCAAAGAGGGCATGATGCTCCACGTCGGTCACTGGATGCAGATCCTGCCCGTCCGCGTGGTCCTCGCAGGAGCCGACAAGGACTCCGAGGTCACCTTCGAACTCGACGGCAAGATGATCCACAAGTCCGGCGACAAAGGCGTGCTGATGTACTACGACGGCGGCAAGCTCAGGGTCATCGGCACCATCACCTTCCCCTGAATCCGGAGGGCCCTCCGGGGCCTTCTGGGTCTTATTCTTCTTTCGATTCGGGGACGAATTCCATTATGTCCCCGGGCTGGCAGTCCAAGGCTTCGCAAATCAGTTCCAAAGTGGAGAACCTGATACCTGAAACCTTGCCGGTCTTGAGCTTGGAAAGATTGACGTTGGTGATGCCTACCTTCTCAGCGAGTTCGTTGAGGGATATCTTCCGGTCCGCCATGACCCTGTCTAGTCTCACGATGATCGGCATGGTATCACACGAATCCGTCGGATTCCTCCTGCAGACGCACGCCGTACTCGAAGACCAGGGAAATCACATAGATTATTCCCGCCATGAGAAGTGCGTCCCCGTTGATTCCCGTGAGAGGTATCGACCATACCGCGGAGAGTGCGAAGCCGGCACAGGTACCAACAATCCACCCGATGAGAAGGAGGATCGCCATCTTCTTCAGCAGCCATACGTTGGCTGAGACGAAAGGCGAATTGCCGTCACCGATGGATTTGCTCAGCTGATAGAGGAAATAGAACAGTATACTGCTGACAATCTGATTGAGAATTGAAATCAACAGCAGGAAGTACATCTCTTCGCGGCTCAGACCCTCGGTCACGAACGCAGAGTCGACGGAGGCCATCACCAGCAGACAGACGGATCCCAGCAGGATCAGTAAACACAGGACGATACCTGCCAGTACGATGTATTTCGCGATGCTGCATATCCTCTGAAGACGTGTCTTCCCGGACTCTCCCATACTTTTGTATCATCTAAGTAATATTAATAATGTACGACTATTTTTTATCGTATCACGATAAATTATTATCGTAACAGATGTAAAGTTTATATAGTAATCATATGATGGGACTTGCAGAAAGCGCAATCGCTGATTGTGCAATCGGAAGTGATTGAATGACAGAGAAACACGGGGTGACCGGATGACCTTCGAGTACCCTATAGAATTCGAGACCCTGCGCAAGGAGTACGGTGACTTCGTGGCCGTGAACGACCTCTCGCTGCAGATTAAGAAGAACAGCTTCACCGGTCTCCTGGGGCCGAACGGAGCTGGAAAGAGCACCTCGCTCAAGATACTGACCAACCTCATCCACGCCACCTCAGGCAAGGTTTACATCAACGGAAACGACGTCTTCGACGACCCCAAGGCCGCACTCGAGGGGGTCGGAACCGTGGTGGAGACACCGGAATTCTACGGCTATCTCTCACCCGTTGAGACATTCAGATATGTAGGCGAGATATTCGGAATGAGCAAGGACAGCATACAGACCCAGACCGAGGAAATCCTTGCCAAAGTGAAGATGCAGGACTGGGCCGACAAGAAGATCGGAACCTTCTCCAAGGGTATGAGGCAAAGGATCAGCATCGGTCTCGCACTCCTCAACGATCCCAGCGTCATCATCCTCGACGAGCCTACTTCCGGACTCGACCCAAGGGGAATGGCAGAGATGAGGGAGATCCTCAAAAACATCAGGAACGACAACAACAATCTGACCGTCCTTATGAGCTCCCACATGATGCATGAGGTCTCCGACCTCTGCGACAGGATCGCCATCATCAACCACGGTACACTCGTGGCTGACGACGATTACGAGCACATCATCGCCGATTCCGACACCAGGATCGTCGTTGTCAAGCCTCTGCAGGCCCCCAACGACGAGATGATCGCTCAGATCAGCAGGCTCGACAATGTCGTGTCCGCCGAACGCATGGGAGGAGACATCAACGTCAGGCTCAGAGGAAACACTGCAGACATGGCTGTCCTCTTCAGGCAGATGGCAGAGCTCGACTTCCCCATATACGGAATGTCCGAGAGTTCCAACGCACTGGAAGACAGATATCTGGCACTTATCAAGGAGTCGAGGTAAGATGCACGTAGATTTCAAAGATGATATGAGGCAGGCGTATGTAATCGCCAAGAACGAAATCAAGAAATTCTTCAGGGGGAAGAAGATCCTCCTGTTCGGAGCGCTTGTTCTTGCCGTGGTACTGCTCCAAACCATCATTCCCATTGTATTCAACAGCCCCTACGATTCGAAGGGAGATGTGCTGAGCAGCTTTGTTTCCTTCGCAGTGATACTTGTCGAACTTGCAGGAGTACTGTTCACGGCAACATCCATCGTTTCCGAATTCGAAGACCGCACTGCACTGGTCCTCTTCACCAAACCGATTAGAAAATGGTCTATATTCATGGGTAAACTGATGGCTTCGATGATTGCTGTCGGTGCATTCATCCTGATCTACTACCTGTATGCAGCCATACTGTCACTGACCGCCCCCGGTGCATTCGACTCCGTGGCATTCGGACAGTCTCTGGTACTGGCCTTCTGCGCAGTATTCGGTGTCTGCGGCGTATCGATGCTCTTCAGTGCTTTCTCGAAGAAGGGAAGTACCGCATCCATCCTCACGCTGGTGTTCTTCATACTGTTGATTGGACTCATTTCCGGATTACTGAACAGCTTTGCCCACATTGAAACCTGGTGGAGCATCGATGATGCGTCCGGATACATCTCCTACGTCTTCAAAGGAACAAGGCCGATTGTGCTGGATGCCGCACCTTACGTCGACTACATCGCCCTGACGGGGGCCGATGTGATTAGGGCCGGAGCGGTCATGATAATCTGGGGAATCCTGACCAACATAGGTGCATTCTACCTCTTCAACAAGAGGGACTTCTGAAACAACTTAGGGGGTTCACCCCCCCCCCTTTCTTCTCAGTAAACGGAGAGTTCCTCGGCCAGCCATTTGATTCCTTTGGCAAGCCTTCCGGCGGGATCCGAGAAGTGGCCTCCGGAGTTCATGATCATGGTGAAAGCTCTCAGATTCGAATCCTTCTCGAGGCGCTTCTTCTGCTTCTGATACTGAGTTCCGATCGATGCCGTGAGCAGATTTCCGGAACCGGGTTCCTTGCCTCCGAGGCTCAGATAGACAACTCCGTTCTCCGGCACCTTGTGTGTATCGGCGTACTTATCCCAGTTACCAAACCACAATGACCCAGAACAACAGGCTGCACCCCTGAAGAGGCCTGATTCGTAGAGCGACCAGAGTGCGAATAATCCCGACAGGGAATATCCCGCGATGGCCAATTCGGAACAGGAAGGGAATTCCGAACGCACGTAAGGGATGGCATGCTCCTTCAGCCATGCAAGGGTCTCCTTTCCTCCGGAACCGAAGACCTGTCCGTTGCCTCCGTCAAAACTCCACGGAGAAAAATCGTCATTCCATTCCCCGCATTCGAAACCGAAGACCGTGAAGCATTCCTCGTCATCCGCGAGGAGTTCCTCGATCTTGGAGAACTCTTCCCCGCCGGGCATGATACCCACGAAGATCGCCGGTCCTCCCTCCCCTGCGGAGAAGGTACGGCATTTCTTACCTGCGAGTTCGAATACTTCACTCATACCCAAGGGAACGGAAAAGCTGGATATAAACGGAACTTATCAGAATGTCCGCACATCCTATATATGCGCGCGCGATAACACCCGTATAGAACCGTGTCAAATGATGACACTTGACACGTCCGGTGAAACAATGACTTTCAGGAACGAAGAACTCGAGACCATGCCTGCAGAGGACCTCAAGAAAATGCAGTTCGAACTGCTCAGGAAGGAGATCCGTACCATGTACGACTCCTCCGAGTTCTTCAGGAAGAGGATGGAATCCGTCGGACTCGCCCCCGACGACATCACCGACATGGACCAGTTCAGGAAGATCCCCTTCATGAGGAAATCGGACCTCAGGGACAACTACCCCGACCACCTCTTCGTAAGGCCCTACGAGGAGCTTGTCAGGATCCATGTGTCCTCGGGAACAACCGGCAGGCCCACCGTCGTCGGATATACCCAGAGGGATATCGACAACTGGAGCGAGTCGCTCGCCAGGGGAATGGTGTCATTCGGAGTGGGACCTTCCACCGTCTTCCAGAACATGCACGGCTACGGACTCTTCACCGGAGGTCTCGGAGCCCACTACGCCGCCGAGAAAGCGGGAGCCACCGTCGTTCCCACCGGAGTCGGAAACACCGACAGGCAGATCCAGCTCATGCAGGACCTTCCAGTCACCTGTCTCGCAGGCACTCCCTCGTATATGTTCCACATCGCCGATGTCTGCGACCAGAAGGGAATCGACATCAGGAAGGACACCAAGGTCAGGATCGCCCTCGCAGGAGGAGAGCCCTGGTCGGAGAGCATGAGGAAGAAGCTGTATGACAGGACCGGTATCCGTGCCCACAACTGCTACGGAGCCAGCGAGTTCTACGGCCCCATGTTCGTGGAGTGCGAGAAGCAGTGCGGAGCCCACGTATGGGCAGACCTCGCTCTGATCGAGATCCTCGACAAGGACGGCAACCCCGTTCCCGACGGACAGCCGGGAGAGGTCGTTGTAACCATGCTTCAGAAGGAGGCTTTCCCCCTCATCAGGTACAAGATCGGCGACATCTCCACCCTCACCTGGGAGAAATGCGCCTGCGGCAGGACCCATCCCCGTCTCGGAAGGATCACCGGCAGGAGCGATGACATGATCGTGGTCAGGGGAATCAACGTCTTCCCCTCGCAGATCGAAGCCGTCATCGGAGAGATGCCCTTCCTCGCACCGTTCTACCACATCACCCTCACCAACGAGAACTACATGGACAAGATGGTCATCGACGTCGAGTTCACGCAGGAAGCCCTTACCGACGACATGAACAAGATCAACGAGATGACCCAGACCGTTCAGGCAAGGCTCAAGGAGATCCTCAATCTCAAGGCCGTCGTCAAGATCAACCTGCCCGGCAGCGTGGAGCGTTTCGAAGGAAAGGCTAAGCACGTCACCGACAACAGGTCCTGGGAGTAAGCACTACGTTAGCAAGTCTGTTGGAAACATGCATGCTGCTGTGCTTCGCAGCTTCGTGGCCGTTCAACATCCACAAGTCATGGGTGAGCCGTACCGCCGTCGGCAAGAGCATCGCGTTCGAAGGGATAATCGAGATAGGCTATTGCTTCGGTATCGCGGCCCATGCGGTGAACGGCGATTTCAACTACGTCCTGGCGTTCTATTTCCTGGATATCTGCCTCGTGGCGACCGACATGCTGCTCTATTTCCGCAACAGGAAACTCGACCGCGAGAGGGAATCTCTGCTCAAGTCTATTAAGGACTGACGCCATCTCTTATAACATGGAAATAAGCTGCAGCGGAATCACCGACGGCATCATCGAAGACCGGTTCGGCGCCAAAGGCACCGAGTTCACCCACGGACACATGCCTTCGCGCTCCCTTCCTTTGAAGATTACCGACGCACCCGCCGGCACGGCATCTTTTGCGGTCATCTTCGATGACCCCGACTCCGTCCCGCCCTGCGGCTTCAAATGGGTTCATTGGCTCGTCTCCGGTCTCAGGAAGACCGAGCTTCCCGAGAACGCCTCCCAGGAGGACGGCGATCTCGTGCAGGGAGCCAACAGCTGGTACCAGCACGGCATAGACGATCCCAAGAAGGCATCGTTCTACGGCGGTCCCGCCCCTCCCGACAAGGAGCACACATACATCCTCACGGTGCTCGCACTGGACTTCGTGCCCGTCCTCAGGACCGGATTCAGCGTAGACGACCTCATGAAAGTGAGCAAGGACCATGTCCTGGCGAAGGCCTCCGTCAAGGGAAGGTACTCGCCGAAGGCCTGAGATCCTGACAGAACAACCCCGGACACCATCCGGCCCTTCATCTTTACCTATTCAGGAGATATATCCTATGTCCAAACCCGAAGATGCATTTCTTCAGAACGCAGGATGCTGCGGAAAAGAGACTTTCGACAGAGCGCAGGCACTCGCCATCGACGGCGGCAAGGATGCTTTCGGTCTTTACATGGAATCGGCTCTGCAGGGGAATCCCGCCGGAGCGTTCATGGTATCGCAGTACTACAGCCGCGGACTCGAATCCGGAGACAGACTGTCTGCGACGTTCTGGGCAGTCTACGCCTACATGTGCGGATACCTGCCTGCGAACGATTGGCTTAAGAAGCACTTCAGGAAGAATCCCGTTCCCGAGGACAGGGAATTCTTCGGATACTGCGAGAAGCTCGCGGAGAACAACGGAGCGGCGGCTTTCATGGCGGGCATGGGTAGCTATCTCGGGCTCGGGACTCCATTCGATCCGGTGAAGGCATATTCGTTCTTCGATAAATCGGCGGAACTCGGCAACCCTGACGGGATGTGCGAGAAGGCACTCTGCCTCATGCGCGGAGCGGGTACCGAACGCAGTAAGGAAGAAGGGCTCTCCCTGCTCCTCAAGGCCGCTGAAACAGGTAACATCAGGGCCATCCTGAAATACGCCTGGTGCCTCGAGCACGGATACTGCGTACAGAGGGACCGCGCCCATGCACTCTCCATCTATCTGGCACTAGCGGACAAGAAGGATCCGCAGGCCATCTACGAAGCGGGCAGATGCTACCTCGACGGAGTCGGTACCGACAAGGATCCCGACATGGCCTACGGATGGTTCCTAGTAGGTCAGACCCTCGGCGGAGTGAAGGCCACTTTCGGTATGGCCCGCTGCATGCTCGGAGGCATAGTGGAGGAGAAAAGGGATGAGGGACTGCATCTTCTGAAAGAGACCGCGGAGCAAGGATTCCCCGATGCATTGGTGATGCTGGGACAGCTGTATGCCAAAGGCGGGAAGATCCTCAGGAAGGATGAATCGAAGGCCATCGAATGCTTCAGGAACGCTGCCGATCTCGGCAGGGCTTCCGCATGCATCCACATGTACGAATGCTATTCATCGGGCAGCGGAGTGAAGAAGGATGCGAAACTCGCCACATACTACGCCCTGAGGGCGGCCGCATACGGTAACACCGAGGGATGCTTCCTCGCAGGCAGTGCACTCATGTCGGGAACCGGTATCGCGAAGAACACCGAACTCGGCCTGAAGCTGTGCACTTATGCTTCAGACGACGGATACATGAAGGCAACATTCACCCTGGCGAACTGCTACTCCCGCGGAAAGGGCGTCCCCAAGGATGCCAAGAAAGGAATCGAGATGCACAAGGAACTTGCCGACAAGGGTTTCATCAAGTCGGCTTTCCATGTGGCGGAAGCATATTACATCGGAGATGCGGTCCCCCAGGACTACAAGAAAGCGTTCTCTCTGTTCAAGGTGGGTGCCGAGAAGGACAACGTGTTCTGCCAATACTATCTCGGCGAATGCTACGACAAGGGTCACGGTACTTCCGTGGACAAGGCAGAGGCACTGAAATGGTATCGCAAGGCCGCCCAGCAGGGACACATCGTCTCGCAGAAAATCGTGGAGGAACGCAAGAGCGAGGCGATTCTCAAAGACGAATCGCCATTCGACACCTTCCTCAAGAGCGCCCGTGCGGGAGATGCACAGTCCATGTACATCCTCGGAAGGTACTACGAGGACGGTATCGGCATCGAGAAAGACCCCCGCAAGGCCAGGGAATGGTATCAGAAGGCCAAGAAGAGGGGCAACCCAGCCGCCAGAAGGGCACTTGAAGCTCTCGAGAAGAAGATGCAGGCCGGCGCATCGGAACAGGATGCTGCCTGACCCCATTTCGGATACGGCGATTCAGTATGGCGAAGATCAGGGTTTTCGTTTCCATCCCGATGCCCAACACGGCCGGGCTCAGACCGATGATGGACGATCTTTCGAAAGTCCGCGGGGTCAGGACCTCCCCGATGGGGCAGATGCACATTACACTCCGTTTCATCGGAGACATAGAAGAGGACAGGGTCGATGATATCGAGGCCGCTGTCAACGAGGCCATCGCCGGAGTCAAGGCATCGCGCATAACCCTGAAGGGTCTGGGAGCG
The sequence above is a segment of the methanogenic archaeon ISO4-H5 genome. Coding sequences within it:
- a CDS encoding transmembrane protein yields the protein MLLCFAASWPFNIHKSWVSRTAVGKSIAFEGIIEIGYCFGIAAHAVNGDFNYVLAFYFLDICLVATDMLLYFRNRKLDRERESLLKSIKD
- a CDS encoding Raf kinase inhibitor-like protein, with product MEISCSGITDGIIEDRFGAKGTEFTHGHMPSRSLPLKITDAPAGTASFAVIFDDPDSVPPCGFKWVHWLVSGLRKTELPENASQEDGDLVQGANSWYQHGIDDPKKASFYGGPAPPDKEHTYILTVLALDFVPVLRTGFSVDDLMKVSKDHVLAKASVKGRYSPKA
- a CDS encoding ABC transporter ATP-binding protein gives rise to the protein MTFEYPIEFETLRKEYGDFVAVNDLSLQIKKNSFTGLLGPNGAGKSTSLKILTNLIHATSGKVYINGNDVFDDPKAALEGVGTVVETPEFYGYLSPVETFRYVGEIFGMSKDSIQTQTEEILAKVKMQDWADKKIGTFSKGMRQRISIGLALLNDPSVIILDEPTSGLDPRGMAEMREILKNIRNDNNNLTVLMSSHMMHEVSDLCDRIAIINHGTLVADDDYEHIIADSDTRIVVVKPLQAPNDEMIAQISRLDNVVSAERMGGDINVRLRGNTADMAVLFRQMAELDFPIYGMSESSNALEDRYLALIKESR
- a CDS encoding elongation factor Tu domain 2 protein, which translates into the protein MGNLNVAVVGATGLADKIGKKGTVTDMTFYEVKEGSDSITLIEPSKYPDKLQSLFYATEMAEFCILVVDKIDSFLGETIVMVDSQKMDKGWIVLRNYIQPEQLTPLIAGTSLEHYEFVEENHVDMRLALIAMAKAENRKAGDGTCGSCPVDSHFNVKGVGTVVLGSVADGWFRKHDKMTVWPLGKQVTLKSIQKHDIDCDDGVKGDHVGLALRDIESDELDRGFVCSTDPGIKMSDSYHGKVQYNKYWKNAVKEGMMLHVGHWMQILPVRVVLAGADKDSEVTFELDGKMIHKSGDKGVLMYYDGGKLRVIGTITFP
- a CDS encoding transcriptional regulator XRE family — translated: MPIIVRLDRVMADRKISLNELAEKVGITNVNLSKLKTGKVSGIRFSTLELICEALDCQPGDIMEFVPESKEE
- a CDS encoding TPR repeat-containing protein encodes the protein MSKPEDAFLQNAGCCGKETFDRAQALAIDGGKDAFGLYMESALQGNPAGAFMVSQYYSRGLESGDRLSATFWAVYAYMCGYLPANDWLKKHFRKNPVPEDREFFGYCEKLAENNGAAAFMAGMGSYLGLGTPFDPVKAYSFFDKSAELGNPDGMCEKALCLMRGAGTERSKEEGLSLLLKAAETGNIRAILKYAWCLEHGYCVQRDRAHALSIYLALADKKDPQAIYEAGRCYLDGVGTDKDPDMAYGWFLVGQTLGGVKATFGMARCMLGGIVEEKRDEGLHLLKETAEQGFPDALVMLGQLYAKGGKILRKDESKAIECFRNAADLGRASACIHMYECYSSGSGVKKDAKLATYYALRAAAYGNTEGCFLAGSALMSGTGIAKNTELGLKLCTYASDDGYMKATFTLANCYSRGKGVPKDAKKGIEMHKELADKGFIKSAFHVAEAYYIGDAVPQDYKKAFSLFKVGAEKDNVFCQYYLGECYDKGHGTSVDKAEALKWYRKAAQQGHIVSQKIVEERKSEAILKDESPFDTFLKSARAGDAQSMYILGRYYEDGIGIEKDPRKAREWYQKAKKRGNPAARRALEALEKKMQAGASEQDAA
- a CDS encoding phenylacetate-CoA ligase PaaF2 — translated: MTFRNEELETMPAEDLKKMQFELLRKEIRTMYDSSEFFRKRMESVGLAPDDITDMDQFRKIPFMRKSDLRDNYPDHLFVRPYEELVRIHVSSGTTGRPTVVGYTQRDIDNWSESLARGMVSFGVGPSTVFQNMHGYGLFTGGLGAHYAAEKAGATVVPTGVGNTDRQIQLMQDLPVTCLAGTPSYMFHIADVCDQKGIDIRKDTKVRIALAGGEPWSESMRKKLYDRTGIRAHNCYGASEFYGPMFVECEKQCGAHVWADLALIEILDKDGNPVPDGQPGEVVVTMLQKEAFPLIRYKIGDISTLTWEKCACGRTHPRLGRITGRSDDMIVVRGINVFPSQIEAVIGEMPFLAPFYHITLTNENYMDKMVIDVEFTQEALTDDMNKINEMTQTVQARLKEILNLKAVVKINLPGSVERFEGKAKHVTDNRSWE
- a CDS encoding transmembrane protein — encoded protein: MGESGKTRLQRICSIAKYIVLAGIVLCLLILLGSVCLLVMASVDSAFVTEGLSREEMYFLLLISILNQIVSSILFYFLYQLSKSIGDGNSPFVSANVWLLKKMAILLLIGWIVGTCAGFALSAVWSIPLTGINGDALLMAGIIYVISLVFEYGVRLQEESDGFV
- a CDS encoding ABC transporter permease protein; amino-acid sequence: MHVDFKDDMRQAYVIAKNEIKKFFRGKKILLFGALVLAVVLLQTIIPIVFNSPYDSKGDVLSSFVSFAVILVELAGVLFTATSIVSEFEDRTALVLFTKPIRKWSIFMGKLMASMIAVGAFILIYYLYAAILSLTAPGAFDSVAFGQSLVLAFCAVFGVCGVSMLFSAFSKKGSTASILTLVFFILLIGLISGLLNSFAHIETWWSIDDASGYISYVFKGTRPIVLDAAPYVDYIALTGADVIRAGAVMIIWGILTNIGAFYLFNKRDF